The genomic stretch CCGCACCAATGGACGAGCGCGCATAGGGGGCGTTTTCCGGCAGATGCCGGCTGGCGAAGACATCAAGAAGTAACGGCATCAGCGCCAATGAAAGGCCTACCAGAACCAGGAGCGGCAGGTATCGCCGGCGAACAGGCAGAAGAGACATCAGAACACAGCCAGCCAGAATCACCGTGACCAGGCCAGCCCCTATCCCGCCAACGGCAGACAACAGGCCGTGCCCGGTCCCCGGAACAATCCGGTTGGGCTGGATAACACCCAGATCCAGAAACCAGACCAGCGCCAGGGCAAGCACCCCCAGCACGGGCAGGACACGGTTCGGCAGTGAGTCCGGGGAAACGGAGCTGAAAATCGACAAACCTCAGTCCTGGGCCAGGGAGTCCAGATAATTACGGGCGACCGTGTCTGCCGGCACACCGTTCACCGCCACCTGGCCGTTCAGCCGCTGAAGCGTTTCCAGATCCAGCGATTCGAAGATGGGCCCAAGCACCTCGCGGATCTGTGGATAGGTTTCCAGCACTTCACCACGCACGATGGGCGCGGGCTGATAGACCGGCTGAACGCCCGCGGTATCTTCCATCACCTTCAGATCCAGCGCATCCAGGCCGCCATCGGTGCCGTAGGTCATGGCCCCGTTCACATCGTTGTTGTTCAGGGCCGCCGCGCGGAGGGTGGCCGCCGTATTACCACCCGAGAGAATCAGCAACTGGTCGGATTCAAGCTCGAAATCATAGGCCTCCTGGAACGCCGGCAAGGCACTGGGGGATTCCACAAACTCGGCGCTGGCCGCAAACTTGAACTTGCCGCCCTCATTGATATAGCGTGCCAGATCTTCCAGAGTGGCTAGGTTGTGCTCCCTTGCCAGATCGCCCCGCACACTCAT from Marinobacter subterrani encodes the following:
- the osmF gene encoding glycine betaine ABC transporter substrate-binding protein OsmF, which translates into the protein MTLVRRTAALIAFVISGSVLAGDPVVVSSKIDTEGSVLGQMILQSLEAAGIPVENRLQLGGTSIVRNAIKAGEIDIYPEYTGNAAFFHDQAERDIWKDADKAYQAAARLDKEAHNIVWLQPAEANNTWAMSVRGDLAREHNLATLEDLARYINEGGKFKFAASAEFVESPSALPAFQEAYDFELESDQLLILSGGNTAATLRAAALNNNDVNGAMTYGTDGGLDALDLKVMEDTAGVQPVYQPAPIVRGEVLETYPQIREVLGPIFESLDLETLQRLNGQVAVNGVPADTVARNYLDSLAQD